The Sylvia atricapilla isolate bSylAtr1 chromosome 5, bSylAtr1.pri, whole genome shotgun sequence genome includes a window with the following:
- the LOC136361069 gene encoding LOW QUALITY PROTEIN: inositol 1,4,5-trisphosphate receptor-interacting protein-like 1 (The sequence of the model RefSeq protein was modified relative to this genomic sequence to represent the inferred CDS: inserted 2 bases in 1 codon) — MPTPLKPFCHAPAHAGASGAAGAPDGSAAAGAGAGAPEQQDQAWGASLSLSLQHWTFWVLAGVLLLLRLWFSHTRRSREGSNSSKDQSSCETLGDERGKEQEEERVESKEGGKNIDVTVEAEDSSTGKDREGSPVATNEVEGADDGKVQERSDASERRSSDWTGPEDSSGRGCAVDSSGSAASEEEKKGTLKESDSDRNKGEEQGGVNVEGNKTEARKEDKQGSVAASEKKGGDGGKEERGSGGIEDRDMPDDGNRPGILLVDRVRWPVEELERGCSVTAELMESLRRVLVHSVSNSFYPVPQEAIGVGSAFEGWSPREWDGVYRVLLPLSPLPGHVFCLELNSVGQMAARSFRIPVERVCMCQREQLGQEPLCFLHHSKQELQRKHQRSLLKTXCTGSYLDVEKTCRWFSQLVRSSWLHVPQSASWHSEFQPCSRSCQFQLSDSKERLRVEVLLGVRQGDSDIFVVSQPSEAQRGGCSIFGRGQPAKANVTASTAWPEMYAVAEAKFFQHVARQVPCESLHLKCLQVFTCILRGTGFSSSIWKTVLMHVLTTVLLSQWHRKEFAQQLWDVMAYLGRCLQLKCLEHFVQGNERLPAEISLPPAMHKVEPLNLFEHLARDAAAHREATQAYGQLRFHLWVLLSRH, encoded by the exons ATGCCGACCCCACTGAAGCCCTTCT GCCACGCACCGGCGCATGCAGGAGcgtcaggagctgctggagcgccagatggctcagctgctgcaggagctggagcaggggccccggagcagcaggaccaggcCTGGGGAGCCTCgctctctctttctctgcagcactggaCATTCTGGGTGCTTGCTGGAGTCCTGCTCCTCTTGAGACTGTGGTTTAGCCACACGAGGAGAAGCCGCGaaggcagcaacagcagcaaggaCCAGAGCTCCTGCGAGACCTTGGGAGAcgagagaggaaaagaacaggaagaagaGAGGGTGGAGTCAAAGGAAGGTGGCAAAAACATTGATGTCACTGTGGAGGCGgaggacagcagcactggaaaagacagagaaggCAGTCCTGTGGCCACAAATGAAGTTGAAGGTGCTGATGATGGGAAGGTGCAGGAAAGGAGTGATGCCAGTGAACGGAGAAGCAGCGATTGGACTGGGCCGGAAGATAGCAGTGGTCGTGGCTGTGCGGTAGACTCTAGTGGTTCTGCTGcaagtgaggaagaaaagaagggaacGCTCAAAGAAAGTGACAGTGATAGAAACAAGGGTGAAGAACAGGGTGGTGTAAATGTGGAGGGAAACAAGACTGAGGCTAGAAAAGAGGACAAACAAGGTAGCGTGGCTGCCAGTGAAAAAAAAGGCGGTGATGGTGGCAAGGAAGAAAGGGGCAGTGGTGGAATTGAAGACAGAGACATGCCAGACGATGGGAATAGACCAGGCATCCTTTTAGTGGATCGCGTCCGGTGGcctgtggaggagctggagagaggctgCTCAGTGACAGCTGAGCTGATGGAGAGCTTGAGGCGTGTCCTTGTGCACAGCGTCAGCAACAGCTTCTACCCGGTGCCTCAAGAAGCCATCGGGGTGGGCAGTGCCTTTGAGGGTTGGAGTCCCCGGGAGTGGGACGGGGTGTACCGCGTGCTGCTGCCGCTGAGTCCCCTGCCAGGGCACGTCTTCTGCCTGGAGCTGAACAGCGTGGGGCAGATGGCAGCCAGGAGCTTCAGGATCCCTGTGGAGCGGGTGTGTATGTgccagagggagcagctgggccaggagccGCTGTGCTTCCTGCACCACTcgaagcaggagctgcagcgGAAACATCAGCGCAGCCTCCTGAAGAC CTGCACCGGCTCCTACCTGGACGTGGAGAAAACCTGCCGCTGGTTCTCCCAGCTGGTGAGATCCTCGTGGCTGCATGTGCCTCAGTCAGCCTCGTGGCACTCGGAGTTTCAGCCCTGCAGCCGGTCCTGCCAATTCCAGCTGAGCGACagcaaggagaggctgagggtgGAGGTGCTCCTTGGGGTGCGCCAAGGGGACTCGGACATCTTTGTGGTCAGCCAGCCCTCAGAGGCTCAGAGAGGCGGCTGCAGCATCTTTGGGAGGGGCCAGCCCGCCAAGGCCAACGTCACGGCAAGCACAGCGTGGCCTGAGATGTACGCTGTGGCTGAGGCCAAATTCTTCCAGCACGTGGCCAGGCAGGTGCCCTGCGAGAGCTTGCACCTGAAATGCCTGCAGGTCTTCACCTGCATCCTGAGGGGCACAGGTTTTTCCAGCTCCATCTGGAAGACCGTGCTCATGCACGTGCTGACCACCGTCCTGCTGTCCCAGTGGCACAGGAAGGAAtttgcacagcagctgtgggacgTCATGGCCTACCTGGGCCGCTGCCTGCAGCTGAAATGCCTGGAGCACTTTGTGCAAGGCAACGAGAGGCTTCCTGCAGAGATCAGCTTGCCACCGGCAATGCACAAGGTTGAGCCCCTCAACCTCTTTGAGCACCTGGCCCGAGACGCAGCTGCCCACAGAGAGGCCACACAAGCCTACGGGCAGCTGCGCTTtcacctctgggtgctgctctCCAGACACTGA